In one Mesotoga infera genomic region, the following are encoded:
- a CDS encoding ArsR family transcriptional regulator, whose amino-acid sequence MKTLARNLADVMKSLADETNLRLLGLIRLHDELCVCEFEDMLELPQPTVSRHLKTLADSGLILVRKDGRWRYYSMADCPGFVDEVIDMAIEEFKIQKQERRRKCGEE is encoded by the coding sequence ATGAAGACTCTCGCTAGGAATCTTGCCGACGTTATGAAGAGTCTTGCAGATGAGACAAATCTGAGACTTCTCGGTCTTATCAGGCTTCATGATGAACTATGTGTCTGTGAATTCGAGGATATGCTTGAACTACCGCAGCCGACAGTTTCAAGGCACCTAAAAACATTGGCCGATTCCGGGTTGATCCTGGTTAGGAAAGACGGCAGATGGAGATATTACAGCATGGCCGATTGCCCTGGATTTGTTGATGAGGTCATAGATATGGCCATAGAAGAGTTTAAAATCCAAAAACAAGAGAGACGCAGAAAGTGTGGTGAGGAATAA